One Lycium barbarum isolate Lr01 chromosome 5, ASM1917538v2, whole genome shotgun sequence genomic window carries:
- the LOC132640724 gene encoding uncharacterized protein LOC132640724 isoform X1, producing MLKEHIRRLEVWKKARRIWILSLSIEMKTKDNGNVICSLPALPKKKLQDLCRRHGLSPYKTKPNLLNSLVPYIKGADELLFKEMKTKDGGNSISRLPKKELQDLCRKHGLSPYKTKPNLVNSLITYVKGTESFSFREMKTKESGNSIYSLPKKKLQELCKKYGLSPYKTKPNLVNSLINYFKKADIETSEGNGYNVLDSSGEILFSRFITQCDEKGFNQRLHSPQISFSKNAFTSDIKPMHVPSFEFSVSSEDGINLYVDLNSCPSDSFKRLEKKVCVCHNPQNHKFQSFCQEIQYLGNNRQMTSSFIWKTDSDSRFNSGHAQTVSSASLCGTFDVCHTANIDDASLGFSATTKSRDGSVENLTRPEGKQGSPSSFRNICGVQNMNITDVNTFTGEEIKCVGLNTFQASEKPVAINKTFSVEAYNPENTTEAFDTSLCKSFHASLEKLAISSLADVPGLKHNKIENQNTRLCDVGCLNSERQQSCVSEKLLVLSHLSSETDFAEIEASEMGSHRQLSSYSSSGKDGLRNLVDAAESLRSQLPLSCEDSCSIFLDDMPSSADGGARDSYANRSEASEELLKKQEQLSHGGKKRKTHDGKSDNVHQCNDGRILRSATRLQSLPRRSIRLVSKRLVAWNS from the exons ATGTTAAAGGAGCATATCAGGAGGTTGGAAGTATGGAAGAAAGCTAGGAGAATATGGATACTTTCTCTATCGAT AGAAATGAAGACGAAGGACAATGGAAATGTTATTTGCAGCCTACCGGCCCTACCCAAGAAAAAGCTTCAGGACTTGTGCAGGAGACACGGGTTATCTCCTTACAAGACAAAACCCAATCTTTTGAATTCTTTGGTACCTTACATCAAG GGTGCAGATGAGCTTTTATTTAAAGAGATGAAGACAAAGGACGGTGGAAATTCCATTAGCAGGCTACCTAAGAAAGAGCTTCAAGATTTGTGCAGGAAACACGGTTTATCTCCTTATAAGACAAAGCCTAATCTTGTAAACTCTTTGATCACTTACGTCAAG GGAACAGAGAGTTTTTCCTTTAGAGAGATGAAGACAAAGGAGAGTGGAAATTCCATTTACAGCCTACCCAAGAAAAAGCTTCAAGAATTGTGCAAGAAGTACGGTTTGTCTCCTTATAAGACAAAACCCAATCTCGTGAATTCTTTGATCAATTACTTCAAG AAAGCAGATATAGAAACTTCTGAAGGCAATGGGTACAACGTTCTAGATTCTTCTGGAGAGATattgttttcaagattcatcACTCAGTGTGATGAGAAGGGTTTCAATCAAAGACTTCACAGTCCACAAATAAGTTTTTCCAAGAATGCATTTACTTCTGACATAAAGCCAATGCATGTGCCTTCTTTTGAGTTTTCTGTCTCATCAGAAGATGGAATCAATCTTTACGTTGACTTGAATTCATGCCCATCAGACTCTTTTAAAAGATTGGAAAAGAAGGTGTGTGTATGTCACAATCCGCAGAATCACAAATTTCAAAGTTTCTGTCAGGAGATTCAATACCTAGGGAATAACAGACAAATGACAAGTTCATTTATCTGGAAAACAGATTCAGATAGTAGATTTAACAGTGGCCATGCACAAACTGTTTCTTCCGCAAGTTTATGTGGTACTTTTGATGTATGTCATACAGCAAATATAGATGATGCATCTTTGGGATTTTCAGCAACGACAAAGTCACGTGATGGTTCTGTAGAAAATCTTACACGTCCAGAAGGAAAACAGGGAAGCCCGTCGTCATTTAGAAACATTTGTGGTGTACAGAACATGAATATCACTGATGTAAATACTTTTACGGGAGAGGAGATCAAATGTGTGGGTCTGAATACCTTTCAAGCTTCAGAAAAACCAGTGGCTATTAATAAAACTTTCAGTGTTGAGGCTTATAACCCAGAAAACACTACAGAGGCTTTTGATACTAGTCTGTGTAAATCTTTTCATGCATCGTTGGAGAAATTAGCTATCAGTTCCCTTGCAGATGTGCCAGGGCTAAAACATAATAAAATTGAAAATCAGAATACTAGGCTCTGTGATGTAGGTTGTCTCAATTCTGAAAGGCAGCAAAGTTGTGTCTCAGAGAAGCTTCTTGTGCTATCTCATCTCTCTTCGGAAACTGATTTTGCAGAGATAGAAGCTTCAGAAATGGGCAGTCATCGTCAACTTTCATCATATTCTTCTTCTGGAAAAGATGGCCTTAGAAATTTGGTTGATGCAGCAGAGAGCCTCAGAAGTCAACTACCCCTTTCTTGTGAGGATAGCTGCAGCATTTTCCTGGATGACATGCCTTCATCTGCTGATGGAGGG GCAAGGGACAGCTATGCCAACAGATCAGAAGCTTCAGA AGAGCTTTTGAAGAAGCAGGAGCAATTATCCCATGGAGGGAAGAAGAGAAAGACGCATGACGGTAAATCTGATAATGTTCATCAATGTAATGATGGGAGAATTTTGAGAAGTGCAACCCGTCTACAAAGTCTTCCTAGAAGATCTATTCGGCTTGTCTCTAAG CGACTGGTGGCATGGAATTCCTAA
- the LOC132640724 gene encoding uncharacterized protein LOC132640724 isoform X2, protein MDTFSIDVGEMKTKDNGNVICSLPALPKKKLQDLCRRHGLSPYKTKPNLLNSLVPYIKGADELLFKEMKTKDGGNSISRLPKKELQDLCRKHGLSPYKTKPNLVNSLITYVKGTESFSFREMKTKESGNSIYSLPKKKLQELCKKYGLSPYKTKPNLVNSLINYFKKADIETSEGNGYNVLDSSGEILFSRFITQCDEKGFNQRLHSPQISFSKNAFTSDIKPMHVPSFEFSVSSEDGINLYVDLNSCPSDSFKRLEKKVCVCHNPQNHKFQSFCQEIQYLGNNRQMTSSFIWKTDSDSRFNSGHAQTVSSASLCGTFDVCHTANIDDASLGFSATTKSRDGSVENLTRPEGKQGSPSSFRNICGVQNMNITDVNTFTGEEIKCVGLNTFQASEKPVAINKTFSVEAYNPENTTEAFDTSLCKSFHASLEKLAISSLADVPGLKHNKIENQNTRLCDVGCLNSERQQSCVSEKLLVLSHLSSETDFAEIEASEMGSHRQLSSYSSSGKDGLRNLVDAAESLRSQLPLSCEDSCSIFLDDMPSSADGGARDSYANRSEASEELLKKQEQLSHGGKKRKTHDGKSDNVHQCNDGRILRSATRLQSLPRRSIRLVSKRLVAWNS, encoded by the exons ATGGATACTTTCTCTATCGATGTAGG AGAAATGAAGACGAAGGACAATGGAAATGTTATTTGCAGCCTACCGGCCCTACCCAAGAAAAAGCTTCAGGACTTGTGCAGGAGACACGGGTTATCTCCTTACAAGACAAAACCCAATCTTTTGAATTCTTTGGTACCTTACATCAAG GGTGCAGATGAGCTTTTATTTAAAGAGATGAAGACAAAGGACGGTGGAAATTCCATTAGCAGGCTACCTAAGAAAGAGCTTCAAGATTTGTGCAGGAAACACGGTTTATCTCCTTATAAGACAAAGCCTAATCTTGTAAACTCTTTGATCACTTACGTCAAG GGAACAGAGAGTTTTTCCTTTAGAGAGATGAAGACAAAGGAGAGTGGAAATTCCATTTACAGCCTACCCAAGAAAAAGCTTCAAGAATTGTGCAAGAAGTACGGTTTGTCTCCTTATAAGACAAAACCCAATCTCGTGAATTCTTTGATCAATTACTTCAAG AAAGCAGATATAGAAACTTCTGAAGGCAATGGGTACAACGTTCTAGATTCTTCTGGAGAGATattgttttcaagattcatcACTCAGTGTGATGAGAAGGGTTTCAATCAAAGACTTCACAGTCCACAAATAAGTTTTTCCAAGAATGCATTTACTTCTGACATAAAGCCAATGCATGTGCCTTCTTTTGAGTTTTCTGTCTCATCAGAAGATGGAATCAATCTTTACGTTGACTTGAATTCATGCCCATCAGACTCTTTTAAAAGATTGGAAAAGAAGGTGTGTGTATGTCACAATCCGCAGAATCACAAATTTCAAAGTTTCTGTCAGGAGATTCAATACCTAGGGAATAACAGACAAATGACAAGTTCATTTATCTGGAAAACAGATTCAGATAGTAGATTTAACAGTGGCCATGCACAAACTGTTTCTTCCGCAAGTTTATGTGGTACTTTTGATGTATGTCATACAGCAAATATAGATGATGCATCTTTGGGATTTTCAGCAACGACAAAGTCACGTGATGGTTCTGTAGAAAATCTTACACGTCCAGAAGGAAAACAGGGAAGCCCGTCGTCATTTAGAAACATTTGTGGTGTACAGAACATGAATATCACTGATGTAAATACTTTTACGGGAGAGGAGATCAAATGTGTGGGTCTGAATACCTTTCAAGCTTCAGAAAAACCAGTGGCTATTAATAAAACTTTCAGTGTTGAGGCTTATAACCCAGAAAACACTACAGAGGCTTTTGATACTAGTCTGTGTAAATCTTTTCATGCATCGTTGGAGAAATTAGCTATCAGTTCCCTTGCAGATGTGCCAGGGCTAAAACATAATAAAATTGAAAATCAGAATACTAGGCTCTGTGATGTAGGTTGTCTCAATTCTGAAAGGCAGCAAAGTTGTGTCTCAGAGAAGCTTCTTGTGCTATCTCATCTCTCTTCGGAAACTGATTTTGCAGAGATAGAAGCTTCAGAAATGGGCAGTCATCGTCAACTTTCATCATATTCTTCTTCTGGAAAAGATGGCCTTAGAAATTTGGTTGATGCAGCAGAGAGCCTCAGAAGTCAACTACCCCTTTCTTGTGAGGATAGCTGCAGCATTTTCCTGGATGACATGCCTTCATCTGCTGATGGAGGG GCAAGGGACAGCTATGCCAACAGATCAGAAGCTTCAGA AGAGCTTTTGAAGAAGCAGGAGCAATTATCCCATGGAGGGAAGAAGAGAAAGACGCATGACGGTAAATCTGATAATGTTCATCAATGTAATGATGGGAGAATTTTGAGAAGTGCAACCCGTCTACAAAGTCTTCCTAGAAGATCTATTCGGCTTGTCTCTAAG CGACTGGTGGCATGGAATTCCTAA
- the LOC132640724 gene encoding uncharacterized protein LOC132640724 isoform X3: MKTKDNGNVICSLPALPKKKLQDLCRRHGLSPYKTKPNLLNSLVPYIKGADELLFKEMKTKDGGNSISRLPKKELQDLCRKHGLSPYKTKPNLVNSLITYVKGTESFSFREMKTKESGNSIYSLPKKKLQELCKKYGLSPYKTKPNLVNSLINYFKKADIETSEGNGYNVLDSSGEILFSRFITQCDEKGFNQRLHSPQISFSKNAFTSDIKPMHVPSFEFSVSSEDGINLYVDLNSCPSDSFKRLEKKVCVCHNPQNHKFQSFCQEIQYLGNNRQMTSSFIWKTDSDSRFNSGHAQTVSSASLCGTFDVCHTANIDDASLGFSATTKSRDGSVENLTRPEGKQGSPSSFRNICGVQNMNITDVNTFTGEEIKCVGLNTFQASEKPVAINKTFSVEAYNPENTTEAFDTSLCKSFHASLEKLAISSLADVPGLKHNKIENQNTRLCDVGCLNSERQQSCVSEKLLVLSHLSSETDFAEIEASEMGSHRQLSSYSSSGKDGLRNLVDAAESLRSQLPLSCEDSCSIFLDDMPSSADGGARDSYANRSEASEELLKKQEQLSHGGKKRKTHDGKSDNVHQCNDGRILRSATRLQSLPRRSIRLVSKRLVAWNS, translated from the exons ATGAAGACGAAGGACAATGGAAATGTTATTTGCAGCCTACCGGCCCTACCCAAGAAAAAGCTTCAGGACTTGTGCAGGAGACACGGGTTATCTCCTTACAAGACAAAACCCAATCTTTTGAATTCTTTGGTACCTTACATCAAG GGTGCAGATGAGCTTTTATTTAAAGAGATGAAGACAAAGGACGGTGGAAATTCCATTAGCAGGCTACCTAAGAAAGAGCTTCAAGATTTGTGCAGGAAACACGGTTTATCTCCTTATAAGACAAAGCCTAATCTTGTAAACTCTTTGATCACTTACGTCAAG GGAACAGAGAGTTTTTCCTTTAGAGAGATGAAGACAAAGGAGAGTGGAAATTCCATTTACAGCCTACCCAAGAAAAAGCTTCAAGAATTGTGCAAGAAGTACGGTTTGTCTCCTTATAAGACAAAACCCAATCTCGTGAATTCTTTGATCAATTACTTCAAG AAAGCAGATATAGAAACTTCTGAAGGCAATGGGTACAACGTTCTAGATTCTTCTGGAGAGATattgttttcaagattcatcACTCAGTGTGATGAGAAGGGTTTCAATCAAAGACTTCACAGTCCACAAATAAGTTTTTCCAAGAATGCATTTACTTCTGACATAAAGCCAATGCATGTGCCTTCTTTTGAGTTTTCTGTCTCATCAGAAGATGGAATCAATCTTTACGTTGACTTGAATTCATGCCCATCAGACTCTTTTAAAAGATTGGAAAAGAAGGTGTGTGTATGTCACAATCCGCAGAATCACAAATTTCAAAGTTTCTGTCAGGAGATTCAATACCTAGGGAATAACAGACAAATGACAAGTTCATTTATCTGGAAAACAGATTCAGATAGTAGATTTAACAGTGGCCATGCACAAACTGTTTCTTCCGCAAGTTTATGTGGTACTTTTGATGTATGTCATACAGCAAATATAGATGATGCATCTTTGGGATTTTCAGCAACGACAAAGTCACGTGATGGTTCTGTAGAAAATCTTACACGTCCAGAAGGAAAACAGGGAAGCCCGTCGTCATTTAGAAACATTTGTGGTGTACAGAACATGAATATCACTGATGTAAATACTTTTACGGGAGAGGAGATCAAATGTGTGGGTCTGAATACCTTTCAAGCTTCAGAAAAACCAGTGGCTATTAATAAAACTTTCAGTGTTGAGGCTTATAACCCAGAAAACACTACAGAGGCTTTTGATACTAGTCTGTGTAAATCTTTTCATGCATCGTTGGAGAAATTAGCTATCAGTTCCCTTGCAGATGTGCCAGGGCTAAAACATAATAAAATTGAAAATCAGAATACTAGGCTCTGTGATGTAGGTTGTCTCAATTCTGAAAGGCAGCAAAGTTGTGTCTCAGAGAAGCTTCTTGTGCTATCTCATCTCTCTTCGGAAACTGATTTTGCAGAGATAGAAGCTTCAGAAATGGGCAGTCATCGTCAACTTTCATCATATTCTTCTTCTGGAAAAGATGGCCTTAGAAATTTGGTTGATGCAGCAGAGAGCCTCAGAAGTCAACTACCCCTTTCTTGTGAGGATAGCTGCAGCATTTTCCTGGATGACATGCCTTCATCTGCTGATGGAGGG GCAAGGGACAGCTATGCCAACAGATCAGAAGCTTCAGA AGAGCTTTTGAAGAAGCAGGAGCAATTATCCCATGGAGGGAAGAAGAGAAAGACGCATGACGGTAAATCTGATAATGTTCATCAATGTAATGATGGGAGAATTTTGAGAAGTGCAACCCGTCTACAAAGTCTTCCTAGAAGATCTATTCGGCTTGTCTCTAAG CGACTGGTGGCATGGAATTCCTAA
- the LOC132640726 gene encoding calmodulin-like protein 3, with translation MESEELKRVFHMFDRNGDGRITKKELNDSLEKMGIFMSDSDLAQMINKIDVNGDGYIDIDEFGALYETIMEDRDEEEDIREAFNVFDQNGDGFITVDELKSVLGSLGLKQGRTIDDCRRMIKKVDADGDGMVNFTEFKQMMRSGGFAALG, from the coding sequence ATGGAGTCGGAAGAGCTCAAGCGTGTCTTTCATATGTTTGACAGAAATGGTGATGGCAGGATCACAAAGAAGGAGCTGAATGACTCGTTAGAGAAAATGGGGATCTTCATGTCCGATTCAGATCTGGCGCAGATGATCAACAAGATCGACGTGAATGGCGATGGCTACATTGATATTGACGAATTCGGTGCTCTATATGAGACCATAATGGAAGACCGAGACGAGGAGGAAGACATTCGAGAGGCGTTCAATGTGTTCGACCAAAATGGGGACGGATTCATTACCGTAGACGAATTGAAATCCGTCTTGGGATCGCTTGGTCTCAAGCAAGGGCGGACCATTGACGACTGCAGGAGGATGATTAAGAAAGTCGATGCTGACGGAGATGGAATGGTGAATTTTACAGAGTTTAAGCAGATGATGAGAAGCGGCGGATTTGCTGCATTGGGTTAA